Proteins encoded within one genomic window of Lysinibacillus louembei:
- a CDS encoding YhzD family protein, whose product MENYRFTAFEKTGETLFDEVWTFANDEAAKTEGQKQIEEKGVAEKTHRLVNSAGKLILFHV is encoded by the coding sequence ATGGAAAACTATCGCTTCACAGCATTTGAAAAAACAGGGGAAACATTGTTTGATGAAGTATGGACATTTGCCAATGATGAGGCAGCAAAAACTGAGGGCCAAAAACAAATTGAAGAAAAAGGTGTAGCAGAAAAAACGCATCGCCTTGTAAATAGTGCAGGAAAGCTTATTTTATTTCACGTATAA
- the yhaM gene encoding 3'-5' exoribonuclease YhaM — protein sequence MEGITKLQVGEPVDQFLLIKQATKGVTTVGKPFMSLILQDKSGDIEAKLWDTNEEHENMYKAETIVRVGGEIHDYRGKNQLRIKQIRVARPEEGIQVSDLVPSSAIPKEKLMEEMTQFFFEIKNPNISRITRFLIKKHQPSILVQPAATKNHHDYVSGLLDHVVSMLRLGKAIAELYPSLNTDLLYAGIILHDIGKVVELTGPIATAYTIEGNLLGHITIMVNEIGQAATELGIEGEEVMLLQHLVLSHHGKEEWGSPKKPMIQEAEILHYIDNIDAKMNMLKRALDKTKPGEFTERLFPLDNRSFYKPTI from the coding sequence GTGGAAGGAATTACGAAGCTTCAAGTTGGGGAGCCAGTAGACCAATTTTTATTAATTAAACAAGCTACAAAAGGTGTGACAACAGTAGGGAAACCTTTTATGTCGCTTATTTTACAAGATAAAAGCGGTGATATTGAGGCAAAGCTATGGGATACAAATGAAGAGCATGAAAATATGTATAAAGCGGAAACGATTGTGCGCGTTGGGGGAGAAATCCATGATTATCGTGGGAAAAATCAGCTGCGCATAAAGCAAATTCGCGTAGCACGACCAGAGGAAGGCATCCAAGTGAGCGATTTAGTGCCATCGTCAGCTATCCCAAAAGAGAAGCTAATGGAGGAAATGACGCAGTTTTTCTTTGAAATTAAAAATCCTAATATTTCGCGCATTACACGCTTCTTAATTAAAAAGCATCAGCCTAGCATCCTTGTGCAACCAGCGGCGACGAAAAATCACCATGATTATGTATCAGGCTTACTTGACCATGTCGTATCAATGCTACGCTTAGGCAAGGCAATCGCTGAATTATATCCATCTTTAAATACAGATTTATTGTATGCAGGGATCATTTTGCACGATATCGGAAAAGTAGTGGAATTAACAGGTCCAATTGCTACAGCCTACACAATTGAAGGCAATTTGCTTGGTCATATTACGATTATGGTTAATGAAATTGGGCAGGCAGCCACGGAGCTAGGAATTGAAGGCGAAGAGGTTATGCTGCTGCAACATCTTGTGTTATCGCACCATGGTAAAGAGGAGTGGGGCAGTCCGAAAAAGCCAATGATTCAAGAAGCGGAAATTTTACATTATATTGATAATATCGATGCGAAAATGAATATGTTAAAACGTGCATTAGATAAAACGAAGCCAGGTGAATTTACAGAGCGTCTATTCCCATTAGACAATCGCTCGTTTTATAAGCCGACAATTTAA